Genomic DNA from Schistocerca gregaria isolate iqSchGreg1 unplaced genomic scaffold, iqSchGreg1.2 ptg000178l, whole genome shotgun sequence:
tatagcctgtgatacctgtccgtggcagtacccgttttcccggaagacgtttcggaggtggctcagttctagtggcagacttgctgcgtctgggacgactttagcacaatgaacgagggtattcagaaggccactttttgtgccggatggtggtggctgagttaccgatctgtgtgtgtaggtttcctgcgggcactgtggctgaggtgcccgttggttttccgtcgagcgagtacgtcaagcaagggcagtgcatcatctgtctcgacttccatcgtaaatctgatgtggccgaggagagctcggtcgaaagttcgttggattataaccacctgacgcggctggaagcccgagaaaatcttattaattcatatcgttacggaaccacgcattcatacatggcgtatctctacggggggaaaggggggggggggacgtggcgcctagggaacctgcttgggaagaaggctaacctgttaagctctctagccttcctgctacgctgtcgagatgagaacgcgattccacgatttacctcggcagccaggtgaatctaccgttcagccagctctgccctgttgcggcaAACGATATACTTCACTAGgatgcagctggatttaaaaggtcgcgaactgctggctatacatctgcagttgacagaggtaatctcacaattagattttgagtgggtcgacgctgccaccacagcaaaagaaggccacagagaaacagaaagggtagttcgcgcggatatcttaacaacaacacggtgcagaacggaaatcaacagaaggaactgtcatcaatatgacggagaaagaggtcgatgcgggtgccatttcggcacttaagaaaggtcttaacttcgcaccagcgcctcagagcatccctgtctatgatgatataagtggggttgaacaagcaatccgtaagatgcctagtgagaatgctgacgaaattcatcgcgaaacgtgtcgcatcatttcaaaatctaaaccaccgaggtctaacttgactagggctaaacgcaatagtcttcacgcactccgcaacgacgcactcatcgtggttctgccagtcgacaagggcaatgcaagcgtcattctaaataaagctgactacgatgccaaaattcagttaatgcttgaagaggatatatagcgttaactgccacgggacccgacgtcaagaataatgaggaagacatcagagcttctaaaacagtcaatgctggaagagggagttattgagactctcctccctcaggcgccgagaccacctacgctttatggactaccagaaatccacaaccggattctcctcttcgtcccattgtgaacaccattgagtcacccacttatagactggcagaacacctgaccagcctccttgcaccgcatgtgggtcgttgtgtgcatcacatcaagatcaccgtcgactttctcaacagaattgaacaactgtgccttagtcaaggagatatgatggttagttttggtgtggtctccctgtttacacgtgttccggtcaaagactgtatagatctcctctcccaattatctgatagcacaattgtgggactgtttaagcacacagtgacatagtcgtacttcctacatggcggccagtatttcgaccagttggacggcgtggctatgggaagccctctggctctatccatagccaaactttttatggcaaaatttgaagacttcgccttggacacggctccagctaaaccaagttgcctttagcgttacgtcgatgacactttcatcatgtagccccatggtcgtgaatttttggaacacctgaacagcattcacggccacatcaagtgtaagatggaagtcgagacagagggtacattgcccttgcttcacgtcctcattcgacggaaaaccaaggggcacctcagccacagtgtctacagaaaaccgacacacacactcacacacacacacacacacacacacacacacacacacacggatcagtatctgcacgctctcagccaccaccatccggcacaaaaacgtggcgttctgaataccctcgtccatcgtgctaaagtcgtcccaggcgcagcaagtctgcctctagaactgagccacctccgaaacgtcttccgggaaaacgggtacagccacggacaggtgtccaggctatatctggcgtgacacgcaagaaatacaccaacagagaagagaaaaccaccgaagaagaaagcaagaaacttgtgttttagcctttctgtggtacagtgacgggaaagattagccgactcctgacgagatataacatttcatcggtgttcaggcccccagcaaaaattcgtcatctcataaggcctgtgaaggactacctagggctaagaacgcctggagtgtacaagataccatgtcagtgtggctgttactacgtcggccaaacagtacgcatggtagagcaacgtcggaaaggaacacgagaggtgcttacacctacgctatccagaaaattcagccgtggaagaacacgccttagaaaatggacaccgaattctattcgacgaaacatctgtcgttatgaaagcggagggattttgcgatagcgtcataaaagaagctattgaaataaaaaccgctgaaaacaccatcaacaaggacggatgtttgcagctcagcacagcctgggacccggctatcgcgatgttaaaacgggcgcgatggacgcggtatgaaaacatgatcatatatggcgtggaagagagcaccagtgacgtcacatccagcagtgcggctgtataacgacgcggccacggcgacacagcagtcagtcttaccacttgagaatgaccggggagagctcagtcgaaagcccgtgggattttaaccacccgacgcggctggaaaccagcaaatttttattaactatccaatcttctcataaaattcaccattaaactggaaataagatgataaaagcacatgttcaaataaggccgtaatgttcttatcaagatgttggctgataagagaaagattcctttaaaggtaccggtgcataatgacagcaacgtcaggctaaataataatgatgtggtagttagttttgacgtgttaagtctctgaataaaatccatagaattacgaatgtggtgactccattttcctaccaattgttttaattaggaagtcaagtgtttggcagaaaaatacgtcggtgaaccaatagcgctcgttataggtctcatagacctctacactctcatacttagacattttgtgaactttaggaagaccataatatctcggtggtacttcttttgacttcctttggtagtgatgaagcgttcagcaaggcagcagtccatactgtcaccttgatagtaggatctttgttaatcttccggtatgcaccagaactaagtagaccacatagctcttccttgtagactttctgaggcaaaaggaccggagcattacccgcacgcgctgcagtcggaaaactataagcgcgatgccatagatagtacaagggtactaatatcgatacgcgctgctgctgcgactcacggagagagaggataacagcataaccgcgagagactaatcacagaatatcaaccaaaaccaagatttaatgggaagcataacacgagccagccacggctcaacctcccgacCTCAAACAAAGACGatgccggaaggggggggggggggggggtggctacttaaccatcagactaactaactggatttaacctggctaaggtgaacccagtacttgttaccggaatggttatccttaaccagcagattcaccgggcctaaaatgcgcaaattggtgctaggccccagaaaatgaggagtaaatttactcatatttccgacacgcacctgcctactggggaaactacggacatagacctgatctcctggcctccctctaaagtttcgccgattacgattgtaacgctcaccttgattattatggaccctgagtatattacgtctgggacggttccagttttcattgatgacttgaggaactagatcttgaattccccacaagttcgaaaaaggggaattaacaggataggaaaggatcaaagaggcgggagtagctcccaaggcttcatgattggcggtattaaaagcaaaactaagccaaggaagactagagtcccacttactaggcgttttctgaaatcaaagcggatttacgatttcggttaaccctctccgtaaagcatgcctgcggataatacgacgcagtcgtgatatgcttgacaccgttctgaaaataggacgccttgaaaggagccgaaaggaaggccggcgcattatcgctaacaattttcttaggggggccaaaaacaatgaaaactttagttaaatgagaaatagtggtggtagcagtgacgttacggctcggaaggagccaagtgaatccggagaacgcatcaataataactaacacgtatcgatgacctttcttagtacgaagaaagggtcgtagataatcgatatagagcttgtgcgtaggacaggactcgcgctcagagctcagcaaaccctgttgaagagcattcttgggtttgactacattatacagccgatattgctataccatctctctgacatttcgctccatggagggccaagaggctttgacttttttcagagtcttaggaacttataagtggctacccaccaacgaatcatgaaagtaccgaaaaaccgggcgcaccagagctactggcaaacttctttaactgcttcgcatgcccgacccttttacgcagaatgcaactgttaataatatactcatgcgacagttccccagccaaatagggtcctgatcccgacgctgagcgacatcaaactaaagaggaatttctcccaatcctgcctccatctgtctcccgggttccctcactaggtgtagattcggcgaactaccggctgaggacatccgcaaggatattttcagtgtctctcacgtgtttaacttcaaattaaatgcgtacctctcatctggcactatggccagttttacgcggcctagccagcacccagctcaaagcctgattgtcggcttctaactgaaattcccgatgctcaaggcagaagtggtacttctccaatgcaaacaaaacggccaacgcctcgcactcgtagatggagtacttaagttcggcgccagtgaaccgacgagacgcgtaagctaatggctgcgtctgaccttcgaacagctcaaataccagcattagatgtgtcattttggacaataagccttttattaaagtatgatactcctagaaatggaggattggctacagctgccttaatatactcaaacgcgggctcctggacaggtccttattcaaaacgcactctcttccggcactgttcgtttgaggtcgcggccaactaagcaaaattagggacaaaacgataacatagttcaacatgcctatgaacctagcaaattccgcgtttatcagtaggcggaggcaacgcccgtatggtcttagttcgctcttgttcgatgcgaatactctgacctgacactaggtgacctaagaagaacacctgctgcgtttctaatgtcatcttactgggtttaacagtcagcccggctccctgaaacctcgaaagaactttctggatatgatccaaatggtcctgaaacgaacggctatagatgactaaatcgtccaaataattataggcaaacactaatttcaagtccctaaggatattatccagcaaacgagttgccaaaccaaaaggaactctgtcaaacagattccaatcagtacaaaatgcggtaacatgtttacattcttcagctaatggaatctgataacaggcttggttcaaaccaagaacagtaaaccaattagtaccagcaaaccaggtaaaagttatgtagatcagaggcagaggcacattcgaagacaaccttagtgttcaagcacccggtagttaaccacaggtctgaaatagtgctcctgatccttgggaacatggcatatgggggaagcataagtagatgtagaaggcgtaataactccttgttggagcatttgtgatattctcgccttcagtatcttcaccttaggaggtgagaggcgacgtgggggctgcctgacaggactatcgtcggatagaaggatatggtaattaagaacattagtgacactcaagttatcactaagaagctcaggaaactctgtaacaaatcccgtaattgagaagcgagagatgggtaagatcaaactcattagccacatcctgaacggccaatgcatctgcatttcgatgcacaatacgtttagcgcacttataaaacgaaacgtaaggtggcttgcggagtatggatgtagatgtagaaacttctccacaggacctaacttaaagaaaaaggtgtgcccagaataatccaagaataacccagtatttactgaaatcacatcccaaaattagatcgaccggcagctccttgaccgaggctaatgacaatggccaggaaaaatcccccatcgatatattccctcggacccaatcatgcagaggcaacacctggtcattggccacccgacatctctgcaccggagaaagcaccgaccgaagtttcgtaaaatgaccaacttccaaaaaccactcgaagcacaataatgaaaatgagctaccagaatcggaaagagcacagatcggttcgccacctactcgagaacaaacgtaaggcgagggcggtgaagagggagcgacaacacgggtacgccagcgtctaaaggctcgatcacgagatagctgcccagtccggcgtcatttattggctctgagagcgcgaggctgaatccgagagagctccaagtgagccgtgctgccgcacctgaaacaacaccggggttccagttttactgcttcagcggatgcagacacttcggaatttcccttgccagcgccggtggcctgccccttaacatcgtgacatacatcgtatccaagcggcaacgcccatatcgctacaaccgcggcacggagttcttcccaagctgaaggctgattacggaagacatagtgctacttatccgcaacgcgcattcccctaagaacaatagacaccggctgttgttcaggcaaatcgattaacaaagccaaggacgccgtctgaactctgtccacatattgatgtaactgctctttatcccgctgcaactcccaaatgtaacgacattcaagcggttttcgaactcctgtggtcaatctctgcctaatgacgagctccctgaactgctgtaaggggaacacttcagccatggctcggaagaggaggttctgcaactcacttctagctaacaggtacggcagtgacaaaattacttggtgtggaaccacgaaagggagaagcataaagttcaagacgaaccgacaaccgtaataatttttcgacctgttcaagccgctccacgactaattcagtaatatcacgagaggattaggcaacttggcaaacattgcgtctaacttcaccaaggacgtaacagtaccatcccgggtaggctctcgccctctcccgaacacagcaagtcccgctactcaatcctcctctcaccaactctaaacacgtaagattaaactgcaatgcactaaccaaagagcccaattcggcggctaatttttaatggtgatcttccaaagctaacatgcccaaatccgctttccgatttgttaaatacattaactgggcctacaccgtatccaatagactggcactaggttgagtgccttccaaaacgcaaatagtgtccacaaggcccctaacagccttcaacaaaaattcagtggccgctcctgtctcacccaacaccgccggcgtgacgtcaaccggctgaaaaacggcagcacctaaacgggctactaaatccggatcactgccctcagtagcttggcgccttatttccaactcgtaaacaagatgtttctgagcaggccgatccccggactctgactgaccgccattacaatacacctgaaacaataaacacccaaaacaatgtggtgtcacagaacagaaataaaattgaaactaacagtaactggaatggcaagaacacaaacgtaaccacgctctgctaccagtgaaatccctgggctagcaggacggagcggatgcggttatatttgtggaaagaggtcaaaatatgttactgtcagttgcacaccaacatacaaaatttatttcttaaaacacacaatcagacaagcaagaatcaaaactctcaaggttttaacgaaagacctcctttgatttaatttagatcggctgaaggccacatcgaaaatccaaggcacaaggcctaagcaaggtacaggagttcttctggcggtttcacttcttcagaattttttttatcttcaatataaataggctgaaagccttagctttaattttatcccatataacgcggctgaaggcctcacgttaatcaagaatagtgtcgcggcttaaggccgagacaaagattttcaaagtttaatttaaattggct
This window encodes:
- the LOC126302691 gene encoding uncharacterized protein LOC126302691; this encodes MHVPLTLRHPVTPVYCNGGQSESGDRPAQKHLVYELEIRRQATEGSDPDLVARLGAAVFQPVDVTPAVLGETGAATEFLLKAVRGLVDTICVLEGTQPSASLLDTV